In Streptomyces sclerotialus, the DNA window CCTGGCCCTGGTGGTGTGCGGCGGAAGCCCCGCCCTGCTGGGCGGCGCCCCCGGCGGCCTGCTGGGCCGCGGGACCTTGCTGCTGTGCCTGGTCCTGGGCCTGCGCCTGGCCCTGTCCGCCCGGGTGGGTGTGCTCGGTCCACCGGGTGCCGTCCCACCAGCGCAGTTGGTCAGGCGTGCCCTGCGGGTCGGCGTACCAGCCCGCCGGGACGTTCGTGTTCGTGGTCATGCGGGCACACTATCCCTCCAGGTCAGGGCGGCCGCCAGGCCACCGGATCAGCGCCTGTGTGCTCAGGGCAGCTGCCAGGCGACCGGTTCGGCGCCCTGCCGGACCAGCAGGTCGTTGACCCGGCTGAACGGCCGCGAGCCGAAGAACCCCCGGTCCGCCGACATGGGCGAGGGGTGCGCCGACTCGACCGACGGCACCTGGCCGAGGAGCGGGCGCAGATTACGCGCGTCCCGCCCCCACAGCACGGCCACCAGCGGCCGCCCCCGCGCGGCCAGCGCGCGGATCGCCTGCTCCGTGACCTCTTCCCAGCCCTTGCCGCGGTGGGCTGCGGGCTTGCGCGGCGCGGTCGTCAGGGCACGGTTCAGCAGCAGCACACCCTGCCGGGTCCACGGCGTGAGGTCGCCGTTGGCCGGCCGCGGCAGCCCGAGGTCGGAGTGCATCTCGCGGAAGATGTTCTCCAGGCTGCCCGGGAGCGGCCGCACCTCCGGCGCCACCGAGAAGCTCAGCCCTACGGCGTGGCCGGGGGTGGGGTAGGGGTCCTGCCCGACGATGAGCACCCGTACGTCGTCGAAGGGCTGTTGGAAGGCGCGCAGCACATTGCTGCCGGCCGGGAGGTACGTACGTCCCGCGGCGATCTCCGCCCGCAGGAAGTCGCCCATCGCGGCGATCCGTCCGGCGACGGGCTCAAGCGCCTTGGCCCAGCCCGGTTCGACGATTTCATGGAGAGGTCGTGCAGCCACGGCGTCACCCTACTGGCCGCCCGGTGGTCCGTATCAACCTGTGCCCCCTTCCTCCGATCACTTCCGGCGACGGCTCGTCCGAATCACGCCATCACCGGTCACAGGGCGACCGTCCGGCGGCGATTGCCCCGCCCGCACCGCTCGGCCGCCTCCTCCGGATGCCTTACGCCAGCACCGCCGCCCGTACGCACAGCACGTCCGGCAGATGGGCGGCGAGCTGCTGCCAGCTGTCCCCGTCGTCCGCGCTGGCGAACACCTCGCCGTTGCGATTGCCGAAGTAGACGCCCGCCGGATCCGCGTCGTCCACGCACAGCGCGTCGCGCAGCACCGTGCCGTAGTGGTCCTCCTGCGGCAGCCCCTCGCTCAGGGCCTCCCAGCTGCTGCCCGCGTCGGACGTGCGGAAGACCCGGCAGCGGTGGTCGGCCGGCACCCGGTCCATGTCAGCGGTGATCGGGAAGACGTACGCCACGTCGCCGCGCCGCGGGTGCGCGGCGACCGCGAAGCCGAAGTCCGACGGCAGCCCGGACCCGATGTCCGTCCACTGCGCTCCCGCGTCGTCACTGCGGTACACCCCCCAGTGGTTCTGGAGGTAGAGGCGGTCACGGTCGACCGGGTCCTGCGCGATCTTGTGGACGCACTGCCCGAACTCCGGGTCCGGGTCGGGCAGGAACACCGCCTTGACGCCGCTGTTGGACGGAGCCCAGCTCGCGCCGCCGTCGAGGGTGCGGAACACCCCTGCCGTGGACACCGCCACCGTCACCGCGTCGGCGGTACGGGGGTCGGTGATCACCGTGTGCACGGCGAGCCCGCCGCCGCCCGGCACCCATTGGTCGCGTGAGGGGTGCTCCCACAGGGGCCGCACCAGCTCGAACGACTCGCCGCCGTCCTCGGACCGGAACAGCGCGCCCGGCTCCGTACCGGCGTAGACGACATCGGGCGCGGCCGGGCCCGCGGGCTGGAGCTGCCACACCCGCTCCAGCGAACTCTTGGTGTACTCCGGGTACTTGACCGCCGGGCGCGCCGGCTCCACCCAGCTCTCGCCGAGGTCGTCGGAGTGGAAGACCGAAGGCCCCCAGTGCGCACTGTCCGCGCCGGCCAGCAGCCGCGGCGTGGCGCGGCGGGTGTCGATGCCGATCGAATAGACCGCCTGGGCCGGGAAGTGCGGCTCGCTCAGCTCCCACCTGCCCCGCCGTCGACGGCCGAGGAACAGGCCCTTCCGGGTCCCCACCGCGAGAAGGACATCCTGCGTGCCACTCGTCATGTCACTGCACCTCCGAACGCCGTTGTTCCAGGTACGGGTCAGTCTGCACCCGGCCACTGACAACGGCGCTCGGAAGCATGGAGGCGCAGGTCGGAGGGGGTGTGCCGAGATCTTGTCTCAGGTCGTGTAGTCGGCGTTGACGCGGATGTAGCCCTCGGTCAGGTCGCAGCCGTAGACCGTCGCCGTGGCGTCACCGATGCCGAGTCCGATCGTGATGTCGACCTCGTCCTGCCGCATCGTCTCCGCCAGCTTCTCCAAGGTGCCGGCCGAGGGCTCCGCCGGGTACACCTCGGTCCCGCCGAACCGTACGGTCACCTTCTCCGGCTCGATGTCCGTGTCCTCGGTGTTCTTGCCGATGGCCATCACGACCCGGCCCCAGTTCGGGTCGGCGCCGTGCACGGCGGTCTTGACCAGCGGGGAGTTCACCACGCTCTTGGCGACCCGCTTGGCCTGTGCGTGGTCGGCGGCCTGCCCCACCGTGACGCGCAACAGCTTGCTCGCGCCCTCTCCGTCGCTCGCCAGCTGTTCCGTGAGGTCCAGGCAGACCTCGGTGAGCGCCGCCGAGAACGCCGCGACGTCGACCGGACCGGCCGCCCCGTTGGCGAGCGCGGCCACGGTGTCGGACGTGGAGGTGTCGGTGTCCACGCTCAGGCAGTTGAACGTCTTCTCCACCGCGCCCCGGAGCGCGCCGTCCAGCTCGGCGGGGGAGAGCTCCGCGTCGGTGAAGACGTACGCCAGCATCGTGGCCATGTCCGGCTCCAGCATGCCGACGCCCTTGGCGACGCCGACGATGCGGGCCGCGCCGAGGGTCCGGGTACTGGTCTTCGGGCGGGTGTCGGTGGTCATCATCGCGCGCGCCACGTCGAGGGGGCCCGCCTCGAAGGCCGCCGTGCCGCGCCCGGCCGTCGCTTCCAGGTGTGCGCGGAGGGCGGCCATCGGGAGCGGTCGTCCGATCACGCCGGTGGAGCCGATGAGGACGGCGTCGGCCGGGACGCCCAGGATGGCGGCGACCCGGCCGACCACCTCGGCCGCGTTCTCCTCGCCCTGCCGGCCGGTGGCCACGTTGGCGTTCTGCGCCAGGGTGGTGACGGCGCGCAGGCGCCCGCCGGCGGCGTGCGCCCGGCTGATCATCACCGCGGGGCCGGCGAAGCGGCTGCGGGTGAACATCGCGGCGCTGACGGACGGCCGGTCCGAGGCGACGATCGAAAGGTCGTCCCCGCTCGCTCGCAGGCCCCCGTTCCCGGTGTACGCCCGGAAGCCGACGGGCCAGCCGAGCTCGTCCGTATCGGCGATTGGCCGTGAATCATTATGTGTCATGAGACATATGATTACGGCCAACCGCCGTCAGTGCCAGGTATTTTCTCGCGTGCGACTGTATTTCTATGCGGCATCTACTCGCTCAGTACGCGCCCCAGCGCCTCGATCGCCGACGACAGCTCGT includes these proteins:
- a CDS encoding uracil-DNA glycosylase: MAARPLHEIVEPGWAKALEPVAGRIAAMGDFLRAEIAAGRTYLPAGSNVLRAFQQPFDDVRVLIVGQDPYPTPGHAVGLSFSVAPEVRPLPGSLENIFREMHSDLGLPRPANGDLTPWTRQGVLLLNRALTTAPRKPAAHRGKGWEEVTEQAIRALAARGRPLVAVLWGRDARNLRPLLGQVPSVESAHPSPMSADRGFFGSRPFSRVNDLLVRQGAEPVAWQLP
- a CDS encoding WD40/YVTN/BNR-like repeat-containing protein — translated: MTSGTQDVLLAVGTRKGLFLGRRRRGRWELSEPHFPAQAVYSIGIDTRRATPRLLAGADSAHWGPSVFHSDDLGESWVEPARPAVKYPEYTKSSLERVWQLQPAGPAAPDVVYAGTEPGALFRSEDGGESFELVRPLWEHPSRDQWVPGGGGLAVHTVITDPRTADAVTVAVSTAGVFRTLDGGASWAPSNSGVKAVFLPDPDPEFGQCVHKIAQDPVDRDRLYLQNHWGVYRSDDAGAQWTDIGSGLPSDFGFAVAAHPRRGDVAYVFPITADMDRVPADHRCRVFRTSDAGSSWEALSEGLPQEDHYGTVLRDALCVDDADPAGVYFGNRNGEVFASADDGDSWQQLAAHLPDVLCVRAAVLA
- the argJ gene encoding bifunctional glutamate N-acetyltransferase/amino-acid acetyltransferase ArgJ; translation: MTHNDSRPIADTDELGWPVGFRAYTGNGGLRASGDDLSIVASDRPSVSAAMFTRSRFAGPAVMISRAHAAGGRLRAVTTLAQNANVATGRQGEENAAEVVGRVAAILGVPADAVLIGSTGVIGRPLPMAALRAHLEATAGRGTAAFEAGPLDVARAMMTTDTRPKTSTRTLGAARIVGVAKGVGMLEPDMATMLAYVFTDAELSPAELDGALRGAVEKTFNCLSVDTDTSTSDTVAALANGAAGPVDVAAFSAALTEVCLDLTEQLASDGEGASKLLRVTVGQAADHAQAKRVAKSVVNSPLVKTAVHGADPNWGRVVMAIGKNTEDTDIEPEKVTVRFGGTEVYPAEPSAGTLEKLAETMRQDEVDITIGLGIGDATATVYGCDLTEGYIRVNADYTT